One window of Gloeothece citriformis PCC 7424 genomic DNA carries:
- a CDS encoding ferredoxin:protochlorophyllide reductase (ATP-dependent) subunit N, whose amino-acid sequence MTVSTEPNALQFDCETGNYHTFCPISCVAWLYQKIEDSFFLVIGTKTCGYFLQNAMGVMIFAEPRYAMAELEEGDISAQLNDYEELKRLCLQIKRDRNPSVIVFIGTCTTEIIKMDLEGMAPKLESEIGIPIVTARANGLDYAFTQGEDTVLAAMVHKCPTQVKVEAEKEERNAIHKLLTFGRKKEDIKAEESEYIDHPPLVLFGSLPDPVVTNLTLELKKQGVKISGWLPAKRYTELPVIEEGYYVAGVNPFLSRTATTLMRRRKCKLIGAPFPIGPDGTRAWIEKICSVLGIQPKGLEEREAQIWESIEDYAKLLRGKSVFFMGDNLLEISLARFLIRCGMTCPEIGIPYMDKRYQAAELALLEKTCQEMGVPLPKIIEKPDNYNQVQRIYELKPDLVITGMAHANPLEARGINTKWSVEFTFAQIHGFTNARDILELATRPLRRNNSLKQLGWDKLVKEEAKI is encoded by the coding sequence ATGACTGTTTCCACTGAACCGAATGCCCTACAATTTGACTGTGAAACCGGCAATTATCACACTTTTTGTCCTATCAGTTGTGTAGCTTGGTTATATCAAAAAATTGAGGATAGTTTTTTCCTGGTTATCGGGACTAAAACTTGTGGATATTTCCTACAGAATGCGATGGGGGTGATGATTTTTGCTGAACCTCGTTATGCTATGGCAGAACTCGAAGAAGGGGATATCTCCGCACAGTTAAACGACTATGAAGAGTTAAAACGTCTCTGTCTTCAAATTAAACGCGATCGCAATCCTAGTGTTATCGTATTTATTGGGACTTGTACCACCGAAATTATTAAAATGGATTTGGAAGGGATGGCCCCTAAATTAGAATCAGAAATCGGTATTCCTATTGTAACCGCTAGAGCTAATGGGTTAGACTATGCTTTTACTCAAGGTGAAGATACCGTCCTGGCTGCGATGGTTCATAAATGTCCCACTCAGGTAAAAGTAGAAGCAGAAAAAGAAGAACGAAATGCTATTCATAAACTGCTAACTTTCGGACGGAAAAAAGAAGATATAAAAGCAGAAGAATCTGAATATATCGATCATCCTCCTTTGGTATTATTTGGGTCATTACCTGATCCAGTTGTGACGAATCTTACTCTAGAATTGAAGAAGCAAGGGGTTAAAATTTCGGGTTGGTTACCAGCTAAACGCTATACAGAATTACCGGTTATTGAAGAGGGGTATTATGTGGCAGGAGTTAACCCATTTTTATCCCGTACTGCGACTACTTTAATGCGTCGTCGTAAATGTAAGTTAATTGGCGCACCTTTTCCTATTGGGCCAGATGGTACACGCGCTTGGATTGAAAAAATTTGCTCCGTTTTAGGAATTCAACCCAAAGGGTTAGAAGAAAGAGAAGCACAAATTTGGGAAAGCATAGAAGATTATGCGAAACTTTTACGCGGCAAGTCCGTCTTCTTTATGGGAGACAACCTTTTAGAGATATCTCTAGCGCGGTTTTTGATTCGTTGTGGTATGACTTGTCCTGAAATTGGTATTCCCTATATGGATAAGCGTTATCAAGCAGCAGAACTCGCTTTATTAGAAAAAACTTGTCAAGAAATGGGTGTTCCTCTCCCCAAAATTATCGAAAAGCCAGATAATTATAATCAGGTTCAACGAATTTATGAATTAAAACCCGATTTAGTGATTACTGGAATGGCACACGCCAACCCCCTAGAAGCAAGAGGAATTAACACTAAATGGTCTGTTGAGTTTACTTTTGCTCAAATTCATGGGTTTACTAATGCTAGAGATATTCTAGAGTTAGCAACTCGTCCTCTCCGTCGTAACAATAGTTTAAAACAGTTAGGATGGGATAAGTTAGTGAAAGAAGAGGCCAAAATTTAA
- a CDS encoding peptidoglycan-binding domain-containing protein has translation MDTTLNLNSSYSEKLPVLCLCSYGENVKHLQEFLSQLGHYKKDINGYFCVYTEKSVRDFQFQIGIPVNGIVERRTWQAINRLTTFLGLELSL, from the coding sequence ATGGATACAACTCTTAACCTGAATTCATCCTACTCCGAGAAATTACCTGTTTTATGTCTTTGTAGTTACGGAGAAAATGTTAAACATCTCCAAGAGTTTTTATCCCAATTAGGTCACTACAAAAAAGATATTAATGGCTATTTCTGTGTCTATACTGAAAAGTCTGTCCGAGATTTTCAATTTCAGATCGGTATTCCAGTTAATGGGATTGTTGAGCGCAGGACTTGGCAAGCTATTAATCGACTCACAACATTTTTAGGATTGGAGTTGAGCTTATAA
- a CDS encoding quinone-dependent dihydroorotate dehydrogenase translates to MFTFAKPFYPLAFWSLQSNPEQAHQYLIKLLNRIDRFRHSFPEHWILSQIEASFCFQDPRLVQSLWGLRFNNPLGLAAGFDKDGLGAGIWGSFGFGLAELGAVTHHPQPGNPRPRLFRLPLDKAGLNRMGANNQGATILAKTLQETWDRHPRTIPIGINLCKSKITPLEEAASDYVESFRALKDWADYFVVNVSSPNTPGLRDLQATAQLEPILAALHRENALNQPLLLKISPDLDWGDLKDIVNLAKTYELAGIIATNTTISRQGLKTQTLPATGKDIREEAGGISGKPLQQRSTEIIRFIYQQTQGQIPIIGVGGIFTLEDAWEKITAGASLLQVYTGWIYEGPWMVRNILQGLVAKLEQQGLSHLSQAVGIMDN, encoded by the coding sequence ATGTTTACCTTTGCTAAACCCTTTTATCCCCTTGCTTTCTGGAGTCTTCAATCTAATCCAGAACAAGCTCATCAATACTTGATTAAACTCTTAAACCGGATCGATCGCTTTCGTCATTCATTCCCAGAACATTGGATTTTATCTCAAATAGAAGCTTCTTTTTGTTTTCAAGATCCCCGTCTGGTGCAAAGTTTATGGGGATTGAGGTTTAATAATCCCCTTGGGTTAGCGGCAGGATTTGATAAGGATGGGTTAGGGGCAGGTATTTGGGGCAGTTTTGGCTTTGGATTGGCTGAATTAGGGGCGGTTACCCATCATCCTCAACCGGGAAACCCCCGCCCTCGTCTTTTCCGTTTACCCCTCGATAAGGCGGGTTTAAACCGCATGGGAGCAAACAATCAAGGGGCGACGATTCTAGCTAAAACTCTACAGGAAACTTGGGATAGACACCCCCGAACGATTCCCATTGGGATCAATTTGTGTAAATCTAAAATCACACCTTTAGAAGAGGCTGCCTCAGATTATGTAGAAAGTTTTCGCGCCTTGAAAGATTGGGCAGATTATTTTGTGGTGAATGTGAGTTCTCCCAATACGCCAGGGTTGCGGGATCTTCAGGCAACCGCCCAACTTGAGCCGATTTTAGCGGCTTTACACAGGGAAAATGCTCTTAATCAGCCTTTATTGCTGAAAATTTCCCCAGATTTGGATTGGGGAGATCTCAAAGATATTGTTAATTTGGCTAAAACTTATGAGTTAGCCGGCATTATTGCCACGAATACGACGATTTCCCGTCAAGGTTTAAAGACTCAAACTTTACCGGCAACGGGTAAAGATATTCGAGAAGAAGCGGGAGGAATTAGCGGTAAACCCTTGCAACAAAGATCTACGGAAATTATTCGCTTTATTTACCAACAAACCCAAGGACAAATCCCTATTATTGGAGTTGGGGGAATTTTTACTTTAGAGGATGCTTGGGAAAAAATTACGGCGGGGGCGAGTCTTCTCCAAGTTTATACGGGTTGGATTTATGAGGGGCCTTGGATGGTACGGAACATTTTACAGGGGTTAGTGGCCAAGTTGGAACAACAGGGCTTGTCTCATCTGTCCCAAGCAGTGGGAATAATGGATAATTGA
- a CDS encoding YlxR family protein translates to MKPNYRRCVSCGQVALKDSFWRIVRVYPSRKLQLDYGMGRSAYLCPCASCLKEARQKNRLGRALRVPIPDYIYQALSERLTPTK, encoded by the coding sequence ATGAAGCCTAACTACCGAAGATGTGTTAGCTGTGGTCAAGTCGCCCTAAAAGACTCTTTTTGGCGAATTGTCCGGGTCTATCCATCACGAAAGCTACAATTAGATTATGGGATGGGGCGCTCGGCTTATCTTTGTCCCTGTGCGAGCTGCTTAAAAGAGGCTCGCCAAAAAAACCGACTCGGACGAGCCTTGAGAGTGCCCATTCCAGACTACATTTATCAAGCGTTATCAGAGCGTCTAACCCCAACAAAATAA
- a CDS encoding AAA family ATPase, translating into MIDEIKIKNFKAFGEQNLHFSNLTILSGVNSSGKSSVLQSLLLLRQSHQQGLLPDIGLALKGNLVCIGTAQDALFESAKEDIIGFDIFWKDGKKGNWKFNYNRESDVIEIASSSTDPQIYKSSLFNDNFHYIQAERLGPRPYFEMADNEVRQHRQLGSRGEYTAHFLFVNVDAKIPNEKLRHFSAESLTLQKQVQAWMGEVSPGTIIKITPNLEMDLMSLQYSYGLSNPYRSTNVGFGVTYTLPILVALLASEPGTLIILENPEAHLHPKGQAKIGELMALAASCGVQIIVETHSDHILNGIRVAVHDGKLNPNDVQLHYFQRQKKEGFAVIEVISPKIDRRGRIDKWPEGFFDEWDKSLEILLEPVEE; encoded by the coding sequence ATGATTGATGAAATAAAAATAAAAAATTTTAAAGCATTTGGAGAACAAAATTTACACTTTAGTAACTTAACCATACTTTCTGGGGTTAATAGTTCCGGCAAATCTTCTGTACTTCAATCACTGTTATTACTTCGTCAATCTCATCAACAAGGTTTATTGCCTGATATTGGTTTAGCACTTAAAGGCAATTTAGTTTGTATTGGAACAGCACAAGATGCACTATTTGAATCAGCAAAAGAAGATATAATAGGATTTGATATTTTTTGGAAAGATGGAAAAAAGGGAAATTGGAAATTTAACTACAATCGAGAATCAGATGTAATAGAAATTGCTTCTTCATCTACTGATCCTCAAATTTATAAATCTAGTTTATTTAACGATAATTTTCACTACATCCAAGCAGAGCGCTTAGGGCCTCGTCCCTATTTTGAAATGGCCGATAATGAAGTTCGGCAGCATCGTCAATTAGGAAGTCGTGGGGAATATACAGCACATTTTCTCTTTGTTAATGTAGATGCAAAAATTCCTAATGAAAAACTTCGCCATTTTTCTGCTGAGTCACTGACGTTACAAAAACAAGTTCAGGCGTGGATGGGAGAAGTTAGTCCCGGAACCATCATTAAAATTACTCCTAATTTAGAAATGGATTTGATGAGTTTACAATATTCTTATGGACTCAGTAACCCTTACCGTTCTACTAACGTTGGTTTTGGTGTGACTTATACTTTACCTATTTTAGTTGCTCTCCTTGCCTCTGAACCCGGAACATTAATTATATTAGAAAATCCAGAAGCACATCTACATCCGAAAGGACAAGCAAAAATAGGCGAATTAATGGCACTTGCGGCGAGTTGTGGCGTTCAAATAATAGTAGAAACTCATAGCGATCATATCTTAAATGGAATTCGTGTGGCTGTTCATGACGGTAAATTGAACCCTAATGATGTTCAACTCCATTACTTTCAACGTCAAAAAAAAGAAGGATTTGCAGTTATCGAAGTGATTTCACCAAAGATCGATCGCCGAGGAAGAATAGATAAATGGCCAGAAGGTTTCTTCGATGAGTGGGATAAAAGCTTAGAAATTCTTCTAGAACCTGTGGAAGAATAA
- the bchL gene encoding ferredoxin:protochlorophyllide reductase (ATP-dependent) iron-sulfur ATP-binding protein codes for MGDKKKLINSDTGETTLTLKLAVYGKGGIGKSTTSCNISTALAKRGKKVLQIGCDPKHDSTFTLTGFLIPTIIDTLQEKDFHYEDIWPEDVIYKGYAGVDCVEAGGPPAGAGCGGYVVGETVKLLKELNAFDEYDVILFDVLGDVVCGGFAAPLNYADYCLIVTDNGFDALFAANRIAASVREKARTHPLRLAGLIGNRTSKRDLIDKYVEAVPMPVLEILPLIEDIRVSRVKGKTLFEMADSDPSLNYVCNYYLNIADQILARPEGVVPNDAQDRELFTLLSDFYLNPQKPQSQDEELDLMMV; via the coding sequence ATGGGAGATAAAAAAAAACTTATCAATAGCGATACAGGAGAAACGACTTTGACTTTAAAACTAGCGGTATACGGAAAAGGCGGAATCGGAAAATCTACCACAAGCTGCAATATTTCCACAGCTTTAGCCAAAAGAGGGAAAAAAGTATTACAGATTGGCTGTGATCCCAAACATGACAGCACTTTTACTCTAACTGGCTTCCTCATTCCTACCATTATCGACACTCTACAAGAAAAAGACTTCCACTATGAGGATATTTGGCCAGAAGATGTTATTTATAAAGGTTATGCTGGCGTTGACTGTGTAGAAGCAGGAGGGCCTCCGGCTGGCGCTGGTTGTGGCGGTTATGTCGTCGGGGAAACGGTTAAGCTTCTCAAAGAATTGAATGCTTTTGATGAGTATGATGTGATTCTGTTTGATGTTCTGGGGGATGTGGTTTGTGGCGGTTTTGCTGCACCCCTTAATTATGCTGACTACTGTTTAATTGTTACGGATAACGGGTTTGATGCGCTGTTTGCGGCGAATAGAATTGCCGCTTCGGTACGGGAAAAAGCGAGAACTCATCCTTTAAGGTTAGCGGGTTTAATTGGTAATCGCACCTCAAAACGGGATTTAATTGATAAGTATGTTGAAGCTGTTCCGATGCCGGTTTTGGAGATTTTACCGTTAATTGAGGATATTCGGGTATCTCGCGTTAAGGGTAAGACTCTGTTTGAAATGGCCGATAGTGATCCTTCTTTGAATTATGTTTGTAATTATTATCTCAATATTGCGGATCAAATTTTGGCACGTCCTGAAGGGGTTGTTCCTAATGATGCTCAAGATAGGGAGTTGTTCACTTTGTTATCTGATTTTTATCTTAATCCTCAAAAACCTCAGTCTCAAGATGAGGAGTTGGATTTAATGATGGTTTGA
- the rimP gene encoding ribosome maturation factor RimP — translation MTHPLIPQIIDLATPIAEKLGLEIVEVVFQTNKRPPVLRLDIRNLSSDTGLDDCEQMSRSLEATLDATELIPGSYVLEISSPGISRQLTSDREFIAFKGFEVIVKTYTPYENQKEWRGNLQGRDEQAVYLNKKGRAIAIPRQLVAKVQLNDQRTT, via the coding sequence ATGACTCATCCTCTGATCCCCCAAATTATCGATTTAGCGACTCCTATCGCCGAAAAGCTCGGATTAGAAATAGTAGAGGTGGTCTTTCAAACCAACAAACGACCGCCTGTATTAAGATTAGACATTCGTAATCTCAGCAGTGACACTGGCTTAGATGATTGTGAACAGATGAGCCGCTCTTTAGAAGCCACTCTAGATGCAACAGAATTAATACCAGGCTCCTATGTGTTAGAAATATCAAGTCCGGGAATTTCTCGACAATTGACCAGCGATCGGGAATTTATCGCTTTTAAAGGGTTTGAGGTCATCGTCAAAACCTATACCCCTTACGAAAATCAAAAAGAATGGCGGGGAAACCTACAAGGACGTGATGAACAAGCGGTTTATCTGAACAAAAAAGGACGAGCGATCGCCATACCCCGTCAACTGGTAGCCAAAGTTCAGTTAAACGATCAAAGAACAACTTAA
- the crtR gene encoding beta-carotene hydroxylase — translation MQSAEKMLTVPKEFLKAPGGFNLNVVMFFSAITLIILSTCGYWLWNWSDWICFCFNVLALHLSGTIIHDASHNSAHSNRVFNAVLGHGSALMLGFAFPVFTRVHLQHHAHVNDPDNDPDHFVSTGGPLWLIAARFFYHEIFFFKRRLWRKYELLEWFLSRLFVFSVVFVGIHYGFIGYVMNFWFVPALVVGMALGLFFDYLPHRPFQERDRWKNARVYPSPILNLIILGQNYHLIHHLWPSIPWYKYQAAYYATKPLLDAKGCDQCLGLMEGKNFLSFLYDVFLGIRFHHKKAEKQVN, via the coding sequence ATGCAGTCGGCTGAGAAAATGCTGACAGTCCCCAAGGAGTTTCTGAAAGCACCGGGAGGCTTCAATCTTAACGTTGTAATGTTTTTCAGTGCCATAACCCTGATTATTCTTTCCACCTGTGGTTATTGGCTTTGGAATTGGTCAGATTGGATTTGTTTTTGTTTTAATGTTTTAGCCTTACATTTATCAGGGACTATTATTCATGATGCTTCCCATAACTCAGCCCATAGTAATCGAGTTTTTAATGCTGTTTTAGGACATGGTAGTGCCTTAATGTTAGGGTTTGCCTTTCCTGTGTTTACGAGGGTACATCTCCAGCATCATGCTCATGTTAATGATCCAGATAATGATCCCGATCATTTTGTGTCTACAGGAGGGCCGTTATGGCTCATTGCTGCCCGCTTTTTTTACCATGAAATATTCTTTTTTAAACGTCGTTTATGGCGTAAGTATGAATTATTAGAATGGTTTTTGAGCAGATTATTTGTCTTTAGTGTAGTGTTTGTTGGGATTCACTATGGGTTTATTGGCTATGTGATGAATTTTTGGTTTGTTCCGGCTTTAGTGGTGGGAATGGCCTTAGGGTTATTCTTTGATTATTTACCCCATCGTCCTTTTCAAGAGCGCGATCGCTGGAAAAATGCCAGAGTTTATCCGAGTCCGATTCTTAACTTAATAATTCTTGGACAAAATTATCATTTAATCCATCATCTTTGGCCGTCTATTCCCTGGTATAAATACCAAGCTGCCTATTATGCTACCAAGCCTCTTTTGGATGCTAAAGGATGTGATCAATGTTTAGGATTAATGGAAGGAAAGAATTTTTTGAGTTTTCTGTATGATGTGTTTTTAGGAATTCGGTTTCATCATAAAAAGGCTGAAAAACAAGTGAATTAG
- a CDS encoding DUF262 domain-containing protein: MTQADILDLDSYDEASNLDEEIDGQELPNKLIYDPEKINIITREPTIEQLLRRINEQALDLAPDFQRHANIWKDDAKSRLVESIIIRIPIPAFYIDATNEDRWLVIDGLQRLFALKQFVNDKTLKLSGLEYLSHLEGKTYNEIERRYQRRIQETQVTVYLVEKGTPPEVKYNIFKRINTGGEPMSPQELRHALNPGKVTHFLTKLASSTEFKKVVPLSNSRIMRMDDREFVLGFLAFYLTKYTEFKDGKRDAFFDEAMSKINQISNQELTIIEKIFKETMNLAWNIFGENAFRKLSRKQKKRYPVNKALFEAWSVNLSQLDENEKKLLESQSSQKNLLNMFMDFVDNDLEFLISISQASEKVEYRFTIIEKIIRNVIS; the protein is encoded by the coding sequence ATGACACAGGCGGATATACTTGATTTGGATTCCTACGATGAAGCTAGTAATCTTGATGAAGAAATTGATGGACAAGAATTACCTAATAAACTCATCTACGATCCAGAAAAAATTAATATTATTACTAGAGAACCAACAATTGAACAATTGCTGAGAAGAATTAATGAACAAGCACTTGATTTAGCTCCAGATTTTCAGCGTCATGCTAATATCTGGAAAGATGATGCAAAAAGTAGATTAGTTGAGTCTATAATTATCCGAATTCCTATACCAGCTTTTTATATAGACGCAACAAACGAGGATAGATGGTTAGTTATAGATGGACTTCAAAGACTTTTTGCTTTAAAACAGTTTGTTAATGATAAAACTCTTAAGTTAAGTGGACTTGAATATCTTTCTCATCTTGAAGGGAAAACTTACAATGAAATAGAACGTAGATATCAACGTCGTATCCAAGAAACTCAAGTTACAGTTTACTTAGTTGAAAAAGGTACGCCACCTGAAGTTAAATACAATATATTTAAACGCATTAATACAGGAGGAGAACCCATGTCTCCTCAAGAATTGCGTCATGCTTTAAACCCTGGTAAAGTCACACATTTTTTAACTAAACTAGCTTCATCTACGGAATTTAAAAAAGTAGTTCCTCTAAGCAATTCTCGAATAATGCGGATGGATGATCGTGAATTTGTTTTAGGATTTTTGGCTTTTTATTTAACCAAATATACAGAATTCAAAGATGGAAAAAGAGATGCTTTTTTTGATGAAGCAATGTCAAAAATAAATCAGATATCTAATCAAGAACTAACTATAATTGAAAAAATATTTAAAGAAACTATGAATTTAGCATGGAATATTTTTGGAGAGAATGCTTTCCGAAAATTGTCACGAAAACAAAAGAAAAGATATCCTGTCAATAAAGCTTTATTTGAAGCTTGGTCTGTCAACCTTAGTCAATTAGATGAAAATGAAAAAAAACTTTTAGAATCTCAATCCTCTCAGAAAAATTTGCTTAATATGTTTATGGATTTTGTAGATAATGATCTAGAATTTCTAATATCTATTTCTCAAGCTTCAGAAAAAGTAGAATATAGATTTACGATTATAGAAAAAATTATTAGGAATGTAATATCATGA
- a CDS encoding DUF5331 domain-containing protein, giving the protein MSSFEELKATLKDKWLSYYEHNRSWLKEMLENTKSWVEVSDDGYRPSSHLIIGAISVLEPNLRDWLIPFCELNSEEDSIIKVLGLDFDPEKELAKRTKEASNLQNYQSDPYLEEIRQQNQN; this is encoded by the coding sequence ATGAGTAGTTTTGAAGAATTAAAGGCAACTCTTAAAGATAAATGGCTTTCCTATTACGAACATAATCGTTCTTGGCTTAAGGAAATGCTTGAAAATACTAAAAGTTGGGTAGAAGTTTCTGATGATGGTTATAGACCTTCTAGTCATTTAATAATAGGAGCAATCAGTGTATTAGAGCCTAATTTACGAGATTGGTTGATTCCTTTTTGTGAGCTTAATTCAGAGGAAGACTCTATTATTAAAGTTTTAGGATTAGATTTCGATCCTGAAAAAGAACTAGCAAAACGAACGAAAGAAGCATCAAATCTTCAAAACTATCAAAGTGATCCCTACTTAGAAGAAATCCGCCAACAAAATCAAAATTAA
- a CDS encoding type I restriction enzyme HsdR N-terminal domain-containing protein yields MTQTVGITEAITSFNKIEELLNLNRNTDEEFFREWFENLPHIIDSDKQILNSLKDRYFYYANDNAVTEGTINIIMISPLLELVKFCDPPFKIRAEKAVKIELEDREISLQGFIDALVVQNLFWIVVIEAKRYGFNVSIAVPQALAYMMANPNQAKPVYGMVTNGEDYIFIKLDQQSRQYNFSDKLTLSKRSNTDFYQVLQIMKAIKTIVSESESIT; encoded by the coding sequence ATGACCCAAACCGTAGGAATTACAGAAGCAATTACCAGCTTCAATAAAATTGAGGAACTCTTAAATTTAAATCGGAATACAGACGAGGAATTTTTTAGAGAATGGTTTGAAAATTTACCCCATATTATAGACTCAGACAAGCAAATTTTAAATAGTTTAAAAGACCGCTATTTTTATTACGCCAATGATAACGCAGTCACAGAAGGCACAATCAATATTATTATGATATCTCCCTTGTTAGAACTGGTCAAATTCTGTGACCCCCCTTTTAAAATTCGTGCTGAAAAAGCGGTTAAAATTGAATTAGAAGATAGAGAAATATCCTTACAAGGATTTATTGATGCGCTAGTAGTACAAAACCTATTTTGGATTGTGGTTATTGAAGCAAAACGATATGGGTTTAATGTTTCTATTGCTGTTCCTCAAGCTTTAGCTTATATGATGGCTAATCCTAATCAGGCAAAACCCGTTTATGGTATGGTAACAAATGGAGAAGATTACATTTTTATTAAATTAGATCAACAAAGTCGTCAATATAATTTTTCTGATAAGTTAACCTTGTCAAAACGAAGTAACACTGATTTCTATCAAGTTTTACAAATTATGAAAGCAATTAAAACGATAGTCTCTGAGTCGGAATCAATAACTTAA
- a CDS encoding Uma2 family endonuclease codes for MNILTLKLDPVIKLTSDEFFKICQENPDLKLERTAKGELIIMSPTGGETGKRNSDISGQLWLWNEQTQLGEVFDSSTGFSLPNGADRSPDAAWVEKSRWEALTPSQREKFIPLCPDFVIELLSPSDSLKKTQEKMQEYKDNGCRLGWLINRQKKEVEIYRIDQKVEVLNCPKTLSGENILPNFVLNLDKIFT; via the coding sequence ATGAATATACTAACTTTAAAACTTGACCCCGTAATTAAACTCACCTCGGACGAGTTTTTTAAAATTTGTCAAGAAAATCCCGATTTAAAACTAGAACGAACTGCCAAAGGAGAATTAATTATAATGTCTCCAACAGGAGGAGAAACAGGTAAGCGAAATAGTGATATTAGTGGACAACTTTGGTTATGGAATGAACAAACTCAATTAGGGGAGGTTTTTGATTCTTCAACGGGGTTTAGCTTGCCTAATGGTGCAGATAGGTCGCCTGATGCTGCATGGGTTGAAAAATCGAGATGGGAAGCTTTAACCCCTAGTCAAAGAGAAAAATTTATTCCCCTGTGTCCTGATTTCGTGATTGAACTTTTATCTCCTAGTGATAGTTTGAAAAAGACTCAAGAAAAAATGCAGGAATATAAGGATAATGGTTGTCGGTTAGGTTGGTTAATTAATCGCCAAAAAAAAGAGGTTGAAATTTATAGAATTGATCAAAAGGTAGAAGTTTTAAATTGTCCTAAAACTCTTTCAGGAGAAAATATTTTACCCAACTTTGTATTAAATTTAGATAAGATTTTTACTTAA
- the nusA gene encoding transcription termination factor NusA, protein MTIVNLPGLKNMIDEISQRHNLPKSAVHEALREALLKGYERYRRAQSLEKNQFHDDYFENFDVELDTEEEGFRILSTKKIVEAVSNTDHHISLKEVQEVVSEAQLGDEVVLDVTPDQKEFGRMAAIQTKQVLLQKLRDQQRKLIQEEFQDLESTVLTARVLRFERQAVIMAVQSAFGQPEVEAELPKREQLPNDNYRANATFKVLLKKVREGSHRGPQLIVSRAAAGLVVYLFANEVPEIEEEVVRIVAVSREANPPSRYVGSRTKIAVDTLERDVDPVGACIGARGSRIQAVVNELRGEKIDVIRWSPDPSTYIANALSPARVDEVILTNPDERQALVLVAEDQLSLAIGKEGQNVRLAARLTGWKIDIKDRAIYKADKENQTQDDQSEDHQVNEEVPEEVEIS, encoded by the coding sequence ATGACCATTGTGAATTTGCCAGGACTCAAAAATATGATTGATGAGATCAGCCAACGGCATAACCTGCCTAAATCGGCTGTTCATGAAGCCCTACGAGAAGCCCTCCTCAAAGGCTATGAACGCTATCGACGGGCCCAAAGTTTAGAAAAAAATCAGTTTCATGATGACTATTTTGAGAATTTTGACGTGGAACTCGATACCGAAGAAGAAGGTTTCCGCATACTCTCAACCAAAAAAATAGTTGAGGCCGTTAGTAATACAGACCATCACATCTCTTTAAAAGAAGTTCAAGAAGTCGTCTCAGAAGCTCAATTAGGAGATGAAGTGGTTTTAGATGTTACCCCGGATCAAAAAGAATTCGGGCGGATGGCCGCTATCCAAACTAAACAAGTTCTCCTGCAAAAACTTCGAGATCAACAACGAAAATTAATCCAAGAAGAATTCCAAGACCTAGAAAGTACCGTTTTAACCGCCAGAGTTTTAAGATTTGAAAGACAAGCAGTAATCATGGCCGTTCAAAGCGCTTTCGGTCAACCCGAAGTCGAAGCGGAATTACCCAAACGCGAACAGCTACCCAACGATAATTATCGCGCTAATGCTACTTTTAAAGTTCTCCTGAAAAAAGTTCGGGAAGGGTCTCACCGAGGGCCTCAATTAATCGTTTCTCGTGCGGCAGCCGGTTTAGTCGTGTATCTATTTGCCAATGAAGTTCCCGAAATCGAAGAAGAAGTGGTTCGGATCGTGGCCGTTTCCAGAGAGGCTAACCCTCCTTCTCGTTATGTCGGCTCTCGCACTAAAATAGCAGTAGACACCCTAGAAAGAGATGTCGATCCCGTAGGAGCTTGTATCGGCGCAAGAGGCTCACGGATTCAAGCCGTCGTTAACGAACTGCGGGGAGAAAAAATTGATGTGATCCGTTGGTCGCCAGACCCCTCAACTTATATCGCTAACGCCCTCAGTCCCGCTAGAGTAGATGAAGTCATCTTGACTAACCCCGATGAACGTCAAGCTTTAGTGTTAGTGGCAGAAGATCAACTCAGTTTGGCCATCGGCAAAGAAGGGCAAAATGTTCGCCTCGCCGCTCGCTTAACCGGATGGAAAATAGATATTAAAGATAGAGCAATTTACAAAGCCGATAAAGAAAATCAAACCCAAGACGACCAAAGCGAAGACCATCAAGTCAATGAAGAGGTTCCAGAAGAAGTAGAAATAAGTTAA